Proteins encoded within one genomic window of Girardinichthys multiradiatus isolate DD_20200921_A chromosome 21, DD_fGirMul_XY1, whole genome shotgun sequence:
- the acbd5a gene encoding acyl-CoA-binding domain-containing protein 5A, whose protein sequence is MEAESVSAEEQTRLTQKRFEAAVKVIKSLPPNGPFQPSNDMMLKFYSYYKQATIGPCNIPRPSFWDVVGKAKWDAWNSLGDMTEGEAMGAYVDQMKLILEGMPMTDEVEELLRVLGPFYELIDEKKKITQISDLGTGFGTMLESMESKSVAKSIIRNMEMNGTLETRPARLRPNEETEQEDDDEEEEDEEEEMMEIRKATQPKRKSTTRRHKVSLQNGKLSNGGSHVANGSHPRADESQEVSAGEPLLNGHHADTRTNPVTSDSDSEVYCDSVDQFGQEESSEHNRSLDDLEEEESHVLLLEENVQDPPQAVRCGGEEGETGGTVSQRPRLNVDMPGSSLARRAQGSRSPGLGPGPQLPMHSSGDGDGEPWGGVLTSRASLNEQIVVALARLQEDMQSVLERLRTLEALTANQARSVALSAYGSPPVNRRNRNPSWWPFDISPTSLAFALIWPFVVQWLIRLYLQKRRRRIN, encoded by the exons ATGGAGGCGGAGAGCGTCAGCGCGGAGGAACAGACACGTCTGACCCAGAAAAGGTTCGAGGCAGCGGTTAAAGTCATCAAGAGTTTACCCCCGAACG GTCCCTTTCAGCCGTCAAATGACATGATGCTTAAGTTCTACAGTTACTACAAGCAGGCCACTATTGGACCATGTAATATACCACGACCTAGCTTCTGGGATGTAGTCGGCAAAGCTAAATG GGATGCGTGGAATTCTCTTGGAGATATGACTGAAGGAGAAGCGATGGGCGCCTATGTCGACCAAATGAAGCTG ATCCTGGAAGGTATGCCCATGACCGATGAGGTGGAGGAGCTGCTACGCGTCCTCGGGCCCTTCTATGAGCTAATCGAcgagaagaaaaaaatcacGCAGATATCGGACCTGGGCACAG GGTTTGGAACAATGCTGGAGTCGATGGAATCAAAAAGTGTTGCAAAAAGCATCATAAGAAACATGGAGATGAACGGTACTCTGGAGACTCGGCCTGCCAGGCTCAGACCAAATGAAGAAACAGAACAggaagatgatgatgaggaggaggaagat gaggaggaagagatgATGGAGATCAGAAAAG CAACACAGCCCAAGAGGAAGAGTACAACCAGGAGACACAAAGTGTCCCTCCAGAATGGTAAACTGTCCAACGGCGGCTCCCACGTGGCCAATGGGAGTCATCCCAGAGCCGACGAATCGCAGGAGGTCTCAGCTGGGGAGCCTCTGCTCAATGGACACCATGCAG ATACAAGAACCAATCCGGTAACCAGTGACTCGGACAGTGAAGTCTACTGTGATTCTGTCGACCAGTTTGGCCAAGAAGAG AGCTCTGAGCACAACCGCTCTCTGGATGacctggaggaagaggagagtcACGTCCTGCTCCTGGAGGAGAATGTTCAGGATCCCCCACAGGCCGTCAGGTGTGGAGGAGAAGAGGGGGAGACAGGTGGGACGGTGTCGCAGAGACCGAGGCTAAATGTGGACATGCCAGGCAGCTCCTTGGCCAGAAGGGCTCAGG GTTCTAGGTCCCCAGGCCTTGGTCCAGGACCCCAGCTGCCCATGCACAGCAGTGGAGATGGAGACGGGGAACCCTGGGGAGGTGTGCTAACGTCCAGAGCGAGCCTGAATGAGCAGATCGTGGTGGCGCTGGCCAGACTGCAGGAAGATATGCAGAGCGTTCTGGAGAGGCTAAGAACCTTGGAGGCTCTGACCGCCAACCAG GCTAGATCGGTGGCTCTGTCTGCTTACGGATCGCCTCCGGTCAACAGGAGGAATCGG AACCCATCCTGGTGGCCTTTCGACATTTCACCAACCAGCCTTGCCTTCGCTCTTATCTGGCCGTTTGTGGTTCAGTGGCTCATCCGGCTGTACTTGCAGAAAAGGAGAAG ACGCATCAACTGA